In the genome of Aedes aegypti strain LVP_AGWG chromosome 2, AaegL5.0 Primary Assembly, whole genome shotgun sequence, the window GAGGTAATGGTTGAACTTGTAAACTATTAATTTATTGAGATCCTATCTAATCACCTAAAACATTTCCAGTAATTTTCCGATATCAACTAACTAATCAAAAACCAATGTTTTCGCTCTCTATTTCAGAACAAATGATGCGTGATCAGTCCCATTCGGCATCCTACATGCCCACGAAACCTCCCATGACGCATCCGTTGTACAGCCAAACTCTCGAGCAACACCACGCACTCCTCAACCAGTATCGCTACAGTATGGCAGCGGCCGTATCGCCAGATGGAAAGCCAGTGCATCCACACCCTTACAGCACCGTCCCTGGAGCTGTACCCCCGATGCAGAAAACCGCCGCCGTGAACATCATCCAGCACGAAGGCCACACACCAACCAAAGCAGATCCCGGTAAACAGCTACCTGCCACTGGATCACCCAAAGGCGAGTCCAAAAGTGAACCAACCTCATCAAGCTCCACTCCGGCCACACTTTCGCCTCAGATGGCGTACCTGCCGAAGCATTGGATCTGGAACACCAGTCTCTTCTACGCAGCCAATCGCAGCATTGCGGCTGGAGCTGATCCCAGCGTGGCTTTCCCTCATGGATATCTAGCGTATGGCAATCCGTTCGCCACTTCAGGTGGATTCGCCGTGCAACGGGACAGCTACAGGAATGATGGAACCAGCTCCAACACCAGTTCGTCACCGGTTCAGATCACTGATGTCAACTCGGACGATTCCTCCGATAACCACGATGATCTGCGGGtaggttcaaaacttttaagTTTCTAATTAAGCCAAACTAATGATTTTATTCTAACCTCAGACAAGCATCTGCAAAAAGCGCAACCCATACTCGATCGAGGAGCTACTCAAAAAGCCCGAAAAACGTCAAAAGCTAGACTCGGTGACCATTACCTGCGTGCCACGGACCTCTCGTGACGGGTACCAATCTTCACCGTCGGCATCGCCATCGAAATCGACCAGCCCTCCGCTTCAGTCGACTCACTATCCAGCTCCACCCAGTTCAACGGGATCGATCGACCTCCACGAGGGAATCAGCCTGATCAAATCCAAACCGGAAACTCTCAACGAGAACAGTGTGAATattgaaatttgtgattgaactACCGTAGAGTATTTACTGATTGCCATAACAAGCGCATTTGTTGAATTAGTTTTGTACGTACTGTTATCGCTAGATGGAGAATCCATTCGTTTGTACATATGTGAACCCTTAATTGTGAGAAACAAACAATCTCCCGCAAAGTAGAATCTATAAATCTATCAAAAGTACTAGGATAAGTATAATTTATTAACCAGTTAAGACCCGTACTGTTGGAATAGATCCGTTCTAAAAGAAGACTcatgtataaataaaaataaatcaaaacattcAGACTAGtgtgaatcaaagaaaatcacgGAAATCCACTGCTCAAAACCCTCACTGTAATATAATGTAGACTAATTGTTTTAATAAACAGCCGAAGCGAATTACTGTaataaattaaaagaaaaataaataatttgttcTCCTCTTCATCCATCCATCCCTTATGGTACCCATGTAGATAACGCACAGTGGCTCAAAGCTGCCCAAAAGCTTTTCTTTCCATTCTATAACGTCGAATAGTAAAtctccaaaattttaaatcgatgtgtatatttcaatttttagcaACATTTTAACTACAGTGATCAAGTCAAATGTACTggaaatgactgatttttgttTAGAAAATAATTTCAGTTACTTTgcttttcaaaatcattt includes:
- the LOC110676949 gene encoding paired box pox-neuro protein; translated protein: MPHTGQAGVNQLGGVFVNGRPLPDIVRRRIVELALMGVRPCDISRQLLVSHGCVSKILTRFYETGSIRPGSIGGSKTKQVATPTVVKKILRFKQENPGMFAWEIRDQLLAQRICDPNTIPSVSSVNRILRNGGLWTDDMTSNEQMMRDQSHSASYMPTKPPMTHPLYSQTLEQHHALLNQYRYSMAAAVSPDGKPVHPHPYSTVPGAVPPMQKTAAVNIIQHEGHTPTKADPGKQLPATGSPKGESKSEPTSSSSTPATLSPQMAYLPKHWIWNTSLFYAANRSIAAGADPSVAFPHGYLAYGNPFATSGGFAVQRDSYRNDGTSSNTSSSPVQITDVNSDDSSDNHDDLRTSICKKRNPYSIEELLKKPEKRQKLDSVTITCVPRTSRDGYQSSPSASPSKSTSPPLQSTHYPAPPSSTGSIDLHEGISLIKSKPETLNENSVNIEICD